From a single Streptomyces sp. NBC_00377 genomic region:
- a CDS encoding GH25 family lysozyme, which produces MGKRTLLRGLTLAVAAVLPLYGQTAMQAAQAAATAVAVCGHTSAQPTLEQGSTGDATVEAQCELDLATKPSRYAPIAADGTFGTATETRVREFQRCAGLSADGVLGPNTWVALNTWAAQPHTCATQGTAGTAGTAQATVCGHTDSRPTLKKGAKSDEVKEVQCRLNLAMEPYHYPPLTIDGDFGGGTEDRVIELQHCANLSADGTVGPNTWAKLVEWSSRDTYCTPPRPAGHSIDGLDTAKYQHPGGAPIDWKAVRASGVEFATVKATRGMNVTDEYLPTDLEAARAAGLAVAPYHFYTGSAADTGAAQADRFIAAVRATGYTGKRAGDLPPIFDLERMDDGSGRCPTYGTVADAKAWLDRVENAFGRVPMIYTQKSFLDDCMGSTTAFARYPLQLADYRQSITQPPLPNGSTTWAMWQYTDAALFPGLRAPATGDVFNGTQADLDRLANR; this is translated from the coding sequence ATGGGAAAGAGGACGCTTCTGCGGGGTCTGACCCTCGCCGTGGCAGCGGTCCTGCCCCTGTACGGGCAAACGGCCATGCAGGCGGCACAGGCCGCGGCCACCGCGGTCGCGGTCTGCGGGCACACGAGTGCACAGCCCACGCTGGAGCAGGGATCGACGGGGGACGCGACGGTCGAGGCGCAGTGCGAGCTCGACCTCGCGACGAAGCCGAGCCGGTACGCGCCGATCGCGGCTGACGGCACGTTCGGTACGGCAACGGAGACGCGCGTCAGGGAGTTCCAGCGGTGCGCCGGGCTGAGCGCGGACGGCGTGCTCGGCCCGAACACCTGGGTCGCGCTCAACACCTGGGCCGCCCAGCCGCACACCTGCGCGACCCAGGGCACGGCGGGCACGGCGGGCACGGCGCAGGCGACCGTGTGCGGCCACACCGACTCACGCCCGACCCTGAAGAAGGGGGCGAAGAGCGACGAGGTCAAGGAGGTGCAGTGCCGGCTCAACCTCGCCATGGAGCCGTACCACTATCCGCCGCTGACGATCGACGGCGACTTCGGCGGCGGCACCGAGGACCGGGTCATCGAGCTCCAGCACTGCGCCAACCTCAGCGCCGACGGCACGGTGGGCCCGAACACGTGGGCGAAGCTGGTCGAGTGGTCCAGCCGTGACACGTACTGCACCCCGCCACGCCCGGCCGGGCACTCGATCGACGGGCTGGACACGGCCAAGTACCAGCACCCGGGCGGTGCGCCGATCGACTGGAAGGCCGTCCGTGCTTCGGGCGTCGAGTTCGCGACGGTCAAGGCCACCCGGGGCATGAACGTCACCGACGAGTACCTCCCCACCGACCTGGAGGCGGCCCGGGCGGCGGGGCTGGCCGTCGCGCCATACCACTTCTACACGGGCTCGGCCGCCGACACGGGTGCCGCGCAGGCCGACCGGTTCATCGCCGCCGTGCGGGCGACCGGCTACACCGGCAAGCGCGCGGGCGACCTGCCTCCCATCTTCGACCTGGAGCGCATGGACGACGGCAGCGGACGCTGTCCCACCTACGGCACGGTGGCCGACGCCAAGGCCTGGCTGGACCGGGTCGAGAACGCCTTCGGCCGCGTCCCGATGATCTACACCCAGAAGTCCTTCCTGGACGACTGCATGGGGTCGACCACCGCCTTCGCCCGGTATCCGCTTCAGCTCGCGGACTACCGCCAGTCGATCACCCAGCCTCCGCTGCCGAACGGCTCGACGACCTGGGCGATGTGGCAGTACACGGACGCCGCGCTCTTCCCCGGCCTGCGGGCGCCGGCGACCGGGGACGTGTTCAACGGCACCCAGGCCGACCTCGACCGCCTGGCCAACCGGTGA
- a CDS encoding LysR family transcriptional regulator, whose protein sequence is MAPDLETALLRAFVSSVRSGSISRAAAALGHSQPALSNQLRRLERTVGRRLLHRGTTGVSLTKSGEIFLPYAERILAMSAQALAAAGPVVTGHCGVGLMEDFVTPSLVEALSDFSGLHPGAKLELVTGPGPLMKQSLAEGRIQLALCDPFYLAEAPRWTARLPLAWSAARTLDLRQDPLPLVLFSQPCRWRAPVFDALEAAGIRWDVVFESTALGAVQAAVRAGLGATALLPANVEPGTAAEGLPALPEVEIALTRHTGTGGDPLLDAVENLLRRLTDLAASTG, encoded by the coding sequence ATGGCCCCCGATCTCGAAACGGCACTGCTGCGCGCATTCGTCAGCTCCGTGCGGTCCGGAAGCATCAGCCGGGCCGCCGCGGCCCTCGGTCACAGCCAGCCCGCTCTCAGCAACCAGCTGCGCAGGCTCGAACGCACCGTGGGCCGGCGGCTGCTGCACCGCGGGACGACCGGTGTGTCCCTGACCAAGTCCGGAGAGATCTTCCTGCCCTACGCCGAGCGGATCCTCGCCATGTCCGCGCAGGCGCTCGCGGCGGCCGGCCCGGTTGTCACCGGACACTGTGGTGTGGGGTTGATGGAGGACTTCGTGACGCCGTCGCTGGTCGAGGCGCTGAGCGATTTCAGTGGCCTCCACCCGGGCGCCAAGCTGGAACTGGTGACAGGCCCCGGGCCCTTGATGAAGCAGTCCCTCGCCGAGGGGCGGATCCAGCTCGCCCTGTGCGACCCCTTCTACCTGGCCGAGGCGCCTCGCTGGACGGCACGCCTCCCACTGGCCTGGTCGGCTGCGCGGACCTTGGACCTGCGCCAGGACCCACTGCCACTTGTGCTCTTCTCCCAGCCGTGCCGCTGGCGGGCTCCCGTGTTCGACGCCCTGGAAGCCGCGGGGATCCGATGGGACGTCGTGTTCGAGAGCACGGCTCTGGGCGCAGTACAAGCCGCCGTGCGTGCCGGCCTCGGCGCCACCGCGCTGCTCCCGGCGAACGTGGAACCGGGGACGGCAGCCGAGGGGCTTCCCGCCCTCCCGGAGGTCGAGATCGCCCTGACCCGTCACACCGGGACAGGCGGCGACCCGCTCCTCGATGCCGTGGAGAACCTCCTGAGGCGACTGACCGACCTCGCGGCGTCGACAGGCTGA
- a CDS encoding DUF1772 domain-containing protein has protein sequence MFNALEVVTTVVVGLMVGVEFAVAFVMNRILNALPEDSSQLGHAHGGRMLGAVMPVWYIGSLVLVAVWAIAGWHHRGTGLVVTAGALLLLSVVMSVLLLVPINNRNKTWTPENRPQDWQEQLQRWERFHYLRVAVIIAAFTLLVAALV, from the coding sequence ATGTTCAACGCACTTGAGGTCGTCACCACCGTGGTCGTCGGCTTGATGGTGGGGGTGGAGTTCGCCGTCGCCTTCGTCATGAACCGGATCCTTAACGCACTCCCGGAGGACAGCAGCCAACTCGGCCACGCCCACGGGGGCCGGATGCTCGGCGCCGTGATGCCGGTCTGGTACATCGGCTCGCTCGTCCTCGTCGCGGTCTGGGCCATCGCCGGATGGCACCACCGCGGCACCGGCCTCGTCGTCACCGCCGGCGCGCTGCTGCTCCTCAGCGTGGTCATGTCGGTCCTGCTGCTCGTCCCGATCAACAACCGGAACAAGACATGGACCCCCGAGAACCGGCCCCAGGACTGGCAGGAGCAGCTGCAGCGCTGGGAACGCTTCCACTACCTCCGCGTCGCCGTCATCATCGCTGCCTTCACCCTGCTCGTCGCCGCCCTCGTCTGA
- a CDS encoding HGxxPAAW family protein: MSAHGHVDLGHTVAGWTGTFIAVAGFGIAGIGVIAVSALVIAAGAATVLLAAGVTWVLHLAGWGKPSGPRPDDQWDWRVRDLSARGGHPHCLGCRMAGRRPATVVEGRHPMQETADAGI, encoded by the coding sequence ATGAGCGCGCACGGCCATGTGGACCTGGGCCACACGGTGGCGGGATGGACCGGCACCTTCATCGCCGTGGCCGGCTTCGGGATCGCCGGCATCGGCGTGATAGCCGTCTCGGCCCTCGTGATCGCCGCTGGGGCTGCGACCGTCCTACTCGCTGCGGGCGTCACGTGGGTGCTCCACCTGGCCGGATGGGGAAAGCCGAGCGGACCTCGTCCCGATGACCAATGGGACTGGCGTGTGCGCGATCTGAGTGCGCGCGGCGGCCACCCGCACTGTCTCGGATGCCGCATGGCCGGCCGGCGACCGGCCACTGTCGTGGAGGGTCGTCATCCGATGCAGGAAACCGCTGACGCCGGGATCTAA
- a CDS encoding ornithine cyclodeaminase family protein has translation MIGGPAYFGPQEIRSTVGYRDVLEPVAAALRDYSRGLGDSPAAVFAPAGPDGDVHVKSAWLPGRQVFTVKVASWFLERARRAGTPTSGVIAVFDAATGDLRALLDDEHHLSDVRTAAAGALAARMMARRDSRVLGVIGTGTQAYLQTLAVADELPLRDVRVWGRRASHVQSLAAALHARRPDLRVIGVDSAHAAFDGADVVVTATSSTEPLVRASWLTPGVHINAVGADDPTKAELTSDSLRRADRIVVDSRELTAVHGDLSRLAEEDRRVDAELGEVLAGTAPGRENDEEITICKLIGLGVQDLAAAEVALDMLGAPRRSPQIPAHSREVHRQTAEAGTPAVT, from the coding sequence GTGATCGGCGGGCCCGCCTACTTCGGGCCGCAGGAGATCCGCAGCACGGTCGGCTACCGGGACGTGCTGGAGCCCGTCGCTGCCGCCCTGCGTGACTACAGCCGAGGGCTCGGGGACTCACCGGCCGCCGTGTTCGCTCCTGCCGGTCCCGACGGCGACGTCCACGTGAAGTCGGCGTGGCTGCCGGGCCGGCAGGTCTTCACCGTCAAGGTCGCCTCGTGGTTCCTCGAGCGTGCACGTCGCGCAGGAACACCCACGAGCGGCGTCATTGCCGTCTTCGACGCGGCGACCGGTGACCTGCGGGCACTCCTGGACGACGAGCACCACCTCTCGGACGTGCGGACGGCCGCCGCGGGAGCCCTCGCCGCGCGGATGATGGCGCGGCGCGACTCCCGCGTCCTGGGGGTCATCGGCACCGGCACTCAGGCCTACCTCCAGACGCTCGCCGTGGCCGACGAACTCCCGCTGCGCGACGTACGCGTGTGGGGACGGCGCGCGTCCCACGTCCAGTCGCTCGCCGCCGCGTTGCATGCCAGGCGGCCGGATCTGCGCGTCATCGGCGTGGACAGCGCCCACGCCGCGTTCGACGGCGCCGACGTAGTGGTGACCGCGACCTCCAGCACCGAACCACTGGTGCGCGCCTCATGGCTGACACCCGGAGTGCACATCAACGCGGTCGGCGCCGACGATCCGACGAAGGCGGAGCTGACCTCCGACAGCCTGAGACGGGCGGACCGGATCGTGGTCGACAGCCGTGAACTCACCGCCGTCCACGGCGATCTGTCACGGCTTGCGGAAGAGGACCGCCGGGTCGACGCGGAACTCGGTGAGGTCCTCGCCGGAACGGCACCCGGCCGCGAGAACGACGAGGAAATCACCATCTGCAAGCTCATCGGCCTCGGCGTCCAGGACCTGGCCGCCGCGGAGGTGGCTCTCGACATGCTCGGTGCACCCCGCCGTTCCCCACAGATTCCTGCGCACTCACGGGAGGTGCATCGGCAGACGGCGGAGGCGGGCACGCCAGCGGTCACCTGA
- a CDS encoding helix-turn-helix domain-containing protein, with product MLKERSGRGYDRLGKEAGVSGSSLHRYCSGLGVPTDYRVVHSFAKVCGASAEELRDLHRLWALADTERDAPTGTAKESPAAEPEAGAETVARSDADASREASPAATTAEAGAAEPGPRHGVSPVAADAGADDVVPLEIELGTAGRPGRSRMPEKLSPRFAVLAAVVAVLLVAGFVWLPGGRSADGSPAADDGLLYSPACRSVSMGQHDECVREVQSLLVAAKGRLAVDGDFGPETLRRLTAFQVLAGLPANNVVDEDTKKALYARTVSMSTWSPVRVAERIRQVFTEDPTSAVAVARCASFLDPLWVLPNTNGSRNWGVFQISDGRLRELGGTPLRAFDPEWNIKAAHRLWSAQHDFHDWPSCEAALKDTPKA from the coding sequence ATGCTGAAGGAGCGCAGCGGCCGGGGGTACGACCGTCTCGGCAAGGAGGCGGGCGTCAGTGGTTCCAGTCTGCATCGGTACTGCTCGGGGCTCGGTGTTCCGACGGACTACCGGGTCGTGCACTCCTTCGCCAAGGTGTGCGGTGCCAGTGCGGAGGAGCTCCGCGACCTCCACCGGCTCTGGGCACTGGCGGACACCGAACGGGACGCACCCACCGGGACCGCCAAGGAGAGCCCCGCAGCGGAACCCGAGGCCGGAGCGGAGACGGTGGCACGATCGGACGCCGACGCGAGCCGGGAGGCCAGCCCGGCGGCAACCACGGCTGAGGCCGGGGCTGCGGAGCCCGGGCCCAGGCACGGCGTATCTCCCGTGGCGGCGGACGCGGGGGCGGACGACGTCGTCCCGCTGGAGATAGAGCTCGGGACGGCGGGGCGGCCTGGACGGTCCCGGATGCCCGAGAAGCTCTCTCCCCGTTTCGCGGTACTGGCGGCCGTGGTCGCGGTGCTGCTGGTGGCCGGTTTCGTGTGGCTGCCCGGCGGTCGTTCCGCCGACGGGTCACCGGCGGCGGACGACGGGCTGCTGTACTCCCCCGCATGCAGATCGGTGAGCATGGGCCAGCACGACGAGTGCGTGCGCGAGGTCCAGAGCCTGCTGGTGGCGGCGAAGGGCCGGCTCGCCGTCGACGGGGACTTCGGGCCGGAGACCCTGCGCAGGCTGACCGCCTTCCAGGTGTTGGCGGGCCTGCCGGCCAACAACGTGGTCGACGAGGACACCAAGAAGGCGCTCTACGCCCGGACGGTGAGCATGTCGACCTGGTCGCCGGTCAGAGTGGCGGAGCGGATCCGTCAGGTGTTCACCGAGGATCCCACGTCCGCAGTGGCCGTCGCCCGCTGCGCGTCCTTCCTGGACCCGTTGTGGGTCCTGCCCAACACCAACGGCAGCCGCAACTGGGGCGTCTTCCAGATCTCCGACGGCCGCCTGCGCGAGCTCGGCGGCACCCCGCTGCGGGCGTTCGACCCGGAGTGGAACATCAAGGCAGCCCACCGCCTGTGGAGTGCGCAGCACGACTTTCACGACTGGCCCTCCTGCGAGGCGGCGCTGAAGGACACGCCCAAGGCCTGA
- a CDS encoding PhzF family phenazine biosynthesis protein encodes MHYFHVDVFSGTPFSGNSLAVFPGAAGLNGSQMQRITEEMRHFESIFLDQKDEAGDAWRARVFDLSEELDFAGHPVIGAASVLHAVAGGDTSRTWSLELKARTVEVVTERRARGRYASVLDQGPPHFLGRPVLNDLASWFCLDEEDLHAELRPEIVSTGLRYLIVPVRTGALKRARITSDITQPLAQVGAQFAYLLDADALEGRHWNNDGVVEDVATGSAAGCVAAYLRRHERLGDGDRQVLRQGQFCGRPSEMTISAHGGPQDISSVRVGGEVAVVARGRLEGLPQ; translated from the coding sequence ATGCACTACTTTCATGTCGATGTCTTCAGCGGAACGCCTTTCAGCGGGAACAGTCTTGCCGTTTTTCCCGGTGCAGCAGGCCTGAACGGATCCCAAATGCAGCGGATCACCGAGGAAATGCGTCACTTCGAATCCATCTTCCTGGATCAGAAGGATGAGGCGGGCGACGCATGGCGGGCACGGGTGTTCGATCTCAGTGAGGAGCTGGATTTCGCCGGGCATCCGGTCATCGGGGCGGCAAGCGTTCTGCATGCCGTGGCGGGCGGCGACACCAGCCGTACATGGTCACTCGAGCTGAAGGCGCGCACGGTGGAGGTCGTCACCGAGCGCCGTGCCCGCGGGAGATACGCGAGCGTTCTCGACCAGGGCCCTCCCCACTTCCTCGGACGGCCCGTGCTGAACGACCTGGCCTCCTGGTTCTGCCTGGACGAGGAGGACCTCCACGCCGAACTGCGTCCCGAGATCGTCTCGACCGGGCTGCGCTATCTGATCGTTCCCGTACGGACGGGAGCGCTGAAGCGGGCCAGGATCACGTCCGACATCACACAACCGCTGGCCCAGGTCGGAGCGCAGTTCGCCTACCTTCTGGACGCCGACGCCCTGGAAGGACGGCACTGGAACAACGACGGCGTCGTCGAGGACGTGGCCACCGGCAGCGCGGCAGGGTGTGTGGCCGCCTACCTCCGTCGGCACGAAAGGCTCGGGGACGGCGACCGACAGGTGCTGCGCCAGGGCCAGTTCTGCGGCCGCCCCAGCGAAATGACGATCAGCGCCCACGGCGGGCCACAGGACATCTCCTCCGTGCGAGTCGGCGGAGAGGTCGCCGTCGTCGCCCGAGGGCGCCTCGAAGGGCTGCCGCAGTGA
- a CDS encoding D-Ala-D-Ala carboxypeptidase family metallohydrolase: protein MTFLFRSADGRSAAGHPLDRRSMLRGTLAVGAGLALGPLLLSGTAQAYSWSRTMKQGDSGADVLELQIRVSGWAADSASHTRVGLDGDFGPGTLAAVKRFQAAYGLDDDGVAGPNTQAKLNALEQSDGSTAHFNWSEFVDQSSGTFNGGKLSAAQTKENARRCMYKLEALRKKLGDKPITVNSGFRSIAHNADIGGASDSMHLYGTAADLDVPGVATKTVYQKAETCGFSGLERYTVDHQHVDSRADLGRDWWWESGTI, encoded by the coding sequence ATGACCTTCCTCTTCCGTTCTGCCGACGGGCGCTCCGCCGCAGGCCACCCGCTCGACCGCCGCAGCATGCTGCGCGGCACGCTGGCCGTCGGCGCCGGCCTGGCGTTGGGCCCGCTGCTGCTCTCCGGTACCGCGCAGGCCTATTCGTGGTCGCGCACCATGAAGCAGGGCGACAGCGGCGCCGACGTGCTCGAGCTGCAGATCCGGGTATCCGGCTGGGCGGCCGACAGCGCGAGCCACACCCGGGTCGGCCTCGACGGCGACTTCGGCCCCGGCACGCTCGCGGCCGTCAAGCGGTTCCAGGCCGCGTACGGCCTCGACGACGACGGGGTCGCCGGCCCCAACACCCAGGCGAAGCTCAACGCGCTCGAGCAGTCGGACGGCTCCACGGCCCACTTCAACTGGAGCGAGTTCGTGGACCAGTCGAGCGGCACCTTCAACGGCGGCAAGCTGAGCGCTGCGCAGACCAAGGAGAACGCCCGCCGCTGCATGTACAAGCTGGAGGCGCTGCGCAAGAAGCTCGGGGACAAGCCGATCACGGTCAACTCGGGCTTTCGCAGCATCGCGCACAATGCCGACATCGGAGGGGCCAGCGACAGCATGCACCTGTACGGCACGGCGGCCGACCTCGACGTGCCCGGCGTCGCCACGAAGACCGTCTACCAGAAGGCGGAGACCTGCGGGTTCTCCGGCCTGGAGCGGTACACCGTCGACCACCAGCACGTCGACAGCCGGGCCGACCTGGGCCGCGACTGGTGGTGGGAGAGCGGCACGATCTGA
- a CDS encoding TetR/AcrR family transcriptional regulator, whose protein sequence is MSVQERKERERVVRERLIVATARELAEQQGWDAVTTRRLAERIEYSQPVLYSHFRGKREIIGAVALEGATELATAVRTATAAADSPRARVSALARAYLDFAARNPAVYDAIFQLDGGLPYAQEDTPEPLKDAFAALLESLGEVAGDGVHRGLFTEVFWAALHGLATLTRARRLPPEDTERRVQLVVDRLAVV, encoded by the coding sequence ATGTCGGTACAGGAACGCAAGGAGCGCGAACGGGTGGTCCGCGAGCGCCTCATCGTGGCGACGGCCCGCGAACTCGCTGAGCAGCAGGGCTGGGACGCGGTCACCACCCGCCGGCTCGCCGAGCGCATCGAATACAGCCAGCCCGTCCTCTACAGCCACTTCCGCGGCAAGCGCGAGATCATCGGCGCCGTCGCCCTGGAGGGCGCCACCGAGCTGGCCACGGCGGTGCGCACCGCGACCGCCGCCGCGGACAGCCCGCGCGCCCGGGTCTCCGCCCTCGCCCGCGCCTACCTCGACTTCGCCGCACGCAACCCGGCGGTCTACGACGCCATCTTCCAGCTCGACGGCGGTCTCCCGTACGCACAGGAGGACACCCCGGAACCTCTCAAGGACGCCTTCGCCGCCCTGCTGGAAAGCCTCGGTGAGGTGGCCGGGGACGGCGTCCACCGGGGCCTGTTCACCGAGGTGTTCTGGGCGGCCCTGCATGGACTGGCCACCCTGACCCGGGCGCGACGGCTCCCGCCGGAGGACACCGAGCGCAGGGTGCAGCTGGTGGTGGACCGGCTCGCCGTGGTCTGA
- a CDS encoding NADP-dependent oxidoreductase: MRRVMQSRLGGPDVLEVVEVDVPQPGPAEVLVEVKAAGVNPVDWKVRTGGGLGEPPFSVGWDVSGVVAGVGAGVTRFRPGDEVFGMPRFPAEAGAYAQFVTAPSRHLVLKPPGMSHVQAAGLPLAGLTAWQALVAVAGLAVGERVLIPAAAGGVGHLAVQIAKAHGAYVIATASGAKHDFVRGLGADEVIDYRSSEVSSQVRDVDVLLATIAGQIRDLAEVLVPGGRVVALNGVDADTVRWAAQNGLRADFMLVEPDRADLETLASLAEEGRITVHIDRTFPLDQVIDAHRLGEEGRTTGKIVLIP; the protein is encoded by the coding sequence ATGCGCCGAGTAATGCAGAGCAGGTTGGGTGGTCCGGATGTTCTCGAGGTCGTCGAGGTTGATGTGCCGCAACCTGGACCGGCAGAGGTCCTGGTCGAGGTGAAGGCCGCCGGCGTGAATCCGGTGGACTGGAAGGTGCGCACCGGGGGAGGCCTGGGCGAACCGCCCTTCTCGGTCGGCTGGGACGTCTCAGGAGTGGTGGCGGGCGTCGGGGCCGGTGTGACGCGCTTCAGGCCCGGAGACGAGGTCTTCGGAATGCCACGGTTTCCGGCCGAGGCGGGAGCGTACGCGCAGTTCGTGACCGCTCCGTCGAGACACCTTGTTCTCAAGCCGCCCGGCATGAGCCATGTCCAAGCGGCGGGCCTTCCCCTAGCGGGTCTTACCGCTTGGCAGGCGCTGGTGGCGGTGGCTGGGCTCGCTGTCGGAGAGCGGGTACTCATTCCGGCTGCGGCGGGAGGCGTCGGCCACCTCGCGGTTCAGATCGCCAAGGCTCACGGCGCCTACGTCATCGCGACCGCCAGCGGAGCAAAGCACGATTTCGTCAGGGGCCTCGGCGCCGATGAGGTCATCGACTACAGGAGCTCTGAAGTGAGCTCGCAGGTGCGAGACGTCGATGTCCTTCTGGCTACCATCGCCGGGCAGATCCGGGACCTGGCTGAGGTGTTGGTGCCCGGTGGCCGAGTCGTCGCACTCAACGGCGTCGATGCGGACACGGTTCGATGGGCCGCGCAGAACGGTCTGCGAGCCGACTTCATGCTGGTGGAGCCTGATCGGGCCGACCTGGAAACCCTGGCTTCTCTCGCCGAAGAAGGTCGGATCACGGTCCACATCGATCGCACGTTTCCTCTTGACCAGGTGATCGACGCCCACCGCCTGGGCGAGGAGGGTCGAACCACAGGGAAGATCGTTCTGATTCCGTAG
- a CDS encoding zinc-binding dehydrogenase, giving the protein MSVRALVVDPSASAAVRLSEVPDPVPGPGQVLVDVSHASLNYGDLNDARSGRVPVGAVLGSDAAGVVVQAAADGTGPAVGTRVVALTSGAFAERVAIDVGALAKVPKGLDLAKAVALPVAGVAALRSLRAAGLGPDKRVLVTGASGGVGRFAVQLAARAGAHVIASVGSTARAEGLVEAGADEVLIGLEGLQRPVDVVIDSIGGPQLVAAWNLLAPGGSVQSVGWTSGEPAVFPPYATVGPAKSLTSFVIEGGADADLAILTELAAEGAITVEIGWQGSWDHFAEAAEALRGRRVSGKAVLHVTR; this is encoded by the coding sequence ATGTCTGTTCGTGCTCTCGTCGTCGATCCGTCCGCATCCGCCGCTGTGCGCCTCTCCGAGGTTCCCGACCCCGTGCCCGGGCCGGGTCAGGTCCTGGTGGACGTCTCCCATGCCTCATTGAACTACGGCGACCTCAACGACGCCCGCTCCGGTCGGGTCCCTGTGGGTGCGGTGCTCGGTTCGGACGCTGCCGGGGTTGTGGTTCAGGCCGCCGCCGACGGAACCGGCCCGGCGGTGGGCACCCGGGTGGTAGCCCTGACCTCGGGGGCATTCGCTGAGCGCGTGGCGATCGACGTGGGTGCGCTCGCGAAGGTGCCGAAGGGCTTGGACCTGGCGAAGGCGGTTGCTCTACCGGTGGCCGGAGTGGCCGCACTGCGCTCGCTGCGGGCCGCCGGGCTCGGGCCGGACAAGAGGGTGTTGGTCACCGGTGCCTCCGGGGGAGTCGGCCGGTTCGCCGTCCAGTTGGCGGCGCGTGCCGGTGCCCACGTGATCGCGTCCGTGGGCTCGACGGCCCGCGCGGAGGGGCTGGTCGAGGCCGGCGCCGACGAGGTGCTGATCGGTTTGGAGGGACTCCAGCGACCGGTCGACGTGGTCATCGACAGCATCGGCGGCCCCCAGCTGGTCGCGGCATGGAACCTGCTCGCTCCCGGGGGCAGCGTGCAGAGCGTCGGCTGGACATCCGGGGAGCCGGCGGTCTTTCCCCCGTATGCGACCGTCGGCCCGGCCAAGTCGCTGACATCCTTCGTCATCGAGGGCGGCGCCGATGCGGACCTGGCCATTCTCACCGAGCTGGCCGCTGAGGGGGCCATCACCGTCGAAATCGGCTGGCAGGGATCCTGGGACCACTTCGCCGAGGCCGCCGAGGCCCTCCGCGGGCGCCGTGTCTCCGGAAAAGCGGTCCTGCATGTCACGCGGTGA